From Pseudomonas vanderleydeniana, the proteins below share one genomic window:
- a CDS encoding arsenic resistance protein, translated as MSRDTLEQNQIPVYFVAVIIAMLVGLMAPDIAQGLDTLVTPGIAVLMYAMFLQIPFLDLRGGLGGRGFMSALLLANFVLVPLLVWALSRSLVAQPAILVGALLVLLTPCIDYVVVFTHIGQGDSRRVLAATPILLLLQLLLLPAYLTFMLDGQSAVVISIGPFVEAFLLLIVAPLLLAVLTSALARRSRGVALWSDTWAWLPVPAMAAVLVAVVGSQIATVVGDIERLAPVLPVYLGFLLLAPLAGALAARLCRLPASLARAVVFSASTRNSLVVLPLALALPEDIRGLAAAAVITQTLVELVGELIYVRVIPALVWRKRPDGTTD; from the coding sequence TTGAGCCGGGACACACTTGAACAGAACCAGATACCGGTCTATTTCGTTGCGGTGATCATCGCGATGCTGGTTGGGTTGATGGCTCCCGATATCGCCCAGGGCCTCGATACCCTGGTGACGCCGGGTATTGCGGTGCTGATGTATGCGATGTTCCTGCAGATTCCCTTTCTCGATTTGCGCGGGGGGCTTGGCGGCAGGGGCTTCATGTCGGCCCTGTTGCTGGCCAATTTTGTCCTGGTTCCACTGCTGGTCTGGGCCTTGAGCCGTAGCCTGGTGGCGCAGCCGGCCATCCTGGTGGGAGCGCTGCTGGTGCTGCTCACTCCCTGCATCGACTACGTGGTGGTGTTCACCCATATCGGCCAGGGCGATTCACGGCGGGTGCTGGCGGCGACGCCAATCCTGCTGCTGTTGCAGTTGCTGCTGTTGCCGGCCTACCTGACTTTCATGCTCGATGGCCAGTCCGCGGTGGTCATCTCGATCGGGCCGTTTGTCGAGGCCTTTCTCCTGCTGATCGTCGCACCGCTGCTGCTGGCGGTGTTGACCTCGGCACTGGCCCGGCGCTCGCGCGGTGTTGCGCTCTGGAGCGACACCTGGGCCTGGCTGCCGGTACCGGCGATGGCGGCGGTGCTGGTGGCGGTGGTCGGCTCGCAGATTGCTACCGTGGTCGGCGATATCGAGCGCCTTGCCCCGGTGCTGCCGGTGTACCTCGGCTTCCTGCTGCTGGCACCGTTGGCGGGAGCGCTGGCTGCACGCCTGTGCCGGCTGCCGGCGAGTCTTGCGCGGGCCGTTGTCTTCAGTGCCTCGACCCGCAACTCCCTGGTGGTCCTGCCGCTGGCCCTGGCCTTGCCCGAGGATATCCGTGGGCTGGCGGCTGCGGCCGTGATCACCCAGACCCTGGTCGAACTGGTGGGCGAGTTGATCTACGTTCGCGTCATTCCGGCGTTGGTCTGGCGCAAACGGCCAGATGGCACCACGGACTGA